GCAAAAAATTCTCTCCATTGCTATCCCTCTCAAATTTCTATTCTTCAATTATTCATTTAAAACCAGATTTTCTAGCTTATaataacatggcctcagagccaagTTCGATCATTTAAATCCGAGCGTAAAACTGTGAATCTCTTGAGCTGAATCGAAGCTCACTCGAAGCTCGGTGAAGATCGCCAGAGCTCCGTTATCATCTGAAACATTTCAACCCATTCAGACCAAAGATGTCTGGATCTGGACGCTCAGAAGTGAAAACTCCAATTTTCTCTAgtgagaactacgagttctgGAGAATCAAAATGGTGACAATTTTCAAATCACATGGGTTGAGGAATCTGGTTGAAAAGAGAGTTATAACTCTCGAttcgaagaagaaaaaaaagattgaaGGATCATCAGAGGATGAGATCAATGAAGAAAGCGTCGTTGAGTTGATGAAAGATGCGAAGGCTCTGGGAATTATACAAAATGcagattttgatcaaatttttcCCACAAATTGCCAACACTGAAACAACAAAGATGGCATGGGATATATTGTACGAAGAGTACCATGGTGGCAATCAGGTTAGATCAATAAAACTTCAAACTCAAGCATAAGTTTGAATATGATAGAACGCGTGATGATGAGTCTTTATTTGGGTATCTTACAAGATTAAATGAGTTGATTAATCAAGTGAGAACATTTGGAGAAATTCACCCTAATGAAAGGCTTGTTCAAAAGGTTTTGATTAGTCGTAGTAAACCATATGATCCTATATGTCTGGTTATTGAAAATACAAAATGTTTGGAGACTGTAGAATTACAGGAGGTTGTTGCAATCTTAAAGAGTCAAGAACAATGGTTTGATTTGCACATTGTTGATACAACTGAGAAAGCTTTTGCCTCACTCTCTATGAATCCAAAAGAGCAGAACAAAAGTGGTTATCATTCTGGTTCATCCAGATTTCAGAAAAATTGGAATTCCAAGGGTAAGAAATGggaatcaaaatcaaagtttcaaCAGAGATCTCATGTGAATACTTACGATAATGTGAATTCACCTCAATCAATGAGCCAAGAGGGTACAAAACCTTAGTGCAAGGTGTGTTCTAAGTATCATTTCGGTGAGTGTAGGCACAAAGGAAACCTAAATGCTTCAATTGTGATAAGTTTGGTCATTGGGCTAGAGAATGTACTACATGAAAGGTAGTGCAAAAGGCAAATAGTGCAAGTCAGATGGAAGTGTCTGGAAATTTGTTCTATGCTAATAATGCAATTACTGACACAAAAGTAAATAAAGAATGGTATATTGACAATGGTTCCAGCAACCATATGACAAGGAATGTGGAGCTGCTTGTTGATGTGATAACCAATGTTGCAGGCAAAGTTCAAATGCCAACTGGAGATCATGTAAATGTTGCTGGAATGGGATCTTTAGTTATTGAAACAAATAGAGGTAGAAAGTATGCTAGAGAATTAATGTATCTCCCTGgttcaaaagaaaatttgcTTATTCTTGGTCAAATGGATGAACATGGATACTTCTTGTTATTTGGTGGAGGGGTGTGCAGTGTGATTAATGCTCCATCATTAGATTGCTTGGTCAATAaagtgaagaagaaaatgaacagATGTTATCCACTGACTCTTCTACTTGAGAATCAAAGTGCAATGAAAGCTAGTGTCACTCACTCTTAAGAAATTTGGCACATGAGACTTGGACACCTACATTTTGGTGGCCTCAAGTAATTGAGAGACAAAGACATGGTTCATGGCTTACCTCAACTTGAAGATCATAGTGGTTTTGTGAAGGTTGTCAATATAGGAAACAACACAGAGAAGAGTTTTCAAGCAATCAAGTGCAGAGATCTAATGCTCCACCTGAACTCATCTATGTTGATCTAGGGAAAATGATTCAATTGCTGAAAAATAAGTACTTCATGCTCTTAATAGATGATCTTACCAGAATGACTTGGGTATGTTTTTTAGATACAAATCTAAAGCATTCGGTTGTTTTAGAAAATTCAAAGCTATGACATAATTGTAGAGTGGTTTCAAGATTAGATGCttgagaaatgataaagggGGAGAGTTCAAATCATCTGAATTTGATCTGTTTTATGAAAAAGAAGGGATTTAAAGACAGTTCAATCTAGCATCCACTCTATAGCAAAATGGAGTAGTGGAGAGGAATAATAGAACAGTCATTGAGATGGCAAAATCCATGTTACATGATAAGGGAATGCTATATCATTTCTGGGCTGAAGTAATTCATACATCATGGTATATACTGAATAGATGTCCCACAAAGGCTCTGAATAACATTACACATTTTGAAGCATATTCTGGAAGAAAACCAAGTATTGCTTACTTAAGAATATTTGGCGCATTATGTTATGTGCATGTTCCAAGTGAACACAGACATAAACTTGAGCCTAAGCGTTTCAAAGGAGTATTTGTGGGATATGCAACCTGTGAAAAGGGGTATAGAGTGTTTGATCCAATATCCAAGAAACTTGTCTTGTCTAGAGACATTGTTTTTTATGAAGAAGTTGCTTAGAATTGGAAAGAGAATTCAAATCAGTCTCCTCTCACTGCTGGAAGATTTATTTTTGACAGTTCTAATATTGAAAGCAATGAGAATATGATGTTATCTCCTGTATCACCTACATCACCTTCACTTGGAAGAAATCTGAGTGTTGAAGACTTTGGAATTCAGACTAATCTGTTCTCTTCAGAGGAATCTACAAGCAAATTAAGTCAGGATGAGAAGAATACTCAGGCATTTGATCATATACCATTGAAATAAAGGAAACTAGATGAGGCATTGGCTCGGTGCAACCTGTGTATCTTAGATCTAGAAAAATATGAAGATTCTATTTGGTTAAAGGCAATGAAGGATGAATTGTTTATGATTAAGAAAAATGGTACCTGGAAGCTAGTGGATAGGCCAACTGCAAAACCTGTTATAGGGGTCAAATGGGTCTACAAAACCAAGCTAAACCTTGATGGATCAGTTTTGAACAATaaagcaaggttggttgcatatGCACAAAAGCTTGGATTAGATTAAGGTCTACAAAACCAGCTAAACCTTGATGGATCAGTTCTGAACAATaaagcaaggttggttgcatatGCAAAAAAAAGTCTGGATTAGATTATAATGAAACCTATGATCCAGTTGCTAGGTTGGATACTATCAAGACTCTAATAGCATTGGCTGTACAAAAGAGCTGGAAATTGTACCAATTAGATGTAAAGTTTGCCTTCTTGAATGCAGTTTTACAAGAAGAAGTCTATGTTGAGCACCCTAAAAGATACAAACTACATAAAGCCCTTTATGGTTTGAAACAGGCACTAAGGTCCTAGTATGGAGAAATAGAGACTTATTTCTCATAATGTGGCTTTGAGAAAAGCTTCAGTGAACCAACATTGTACATAAAGGCAAGGAGAGTAGACATTTTGATTGTCTctatatatgtggatgatatagtATACACTGATAGTTGTAAGTCAATGCTAGAAGAGTTCAAGGAAGACATGAAGAAGAAATATGAAATGACATATTTGAGACTTCTCCATCACTTTCTAGGGATGGGAGTAATTCAAGCTAACTCGAGTATCTTCATTCACCAGAAAAAAATATGCAAGTACCTTGCTGAGCAAGTTTGGACTAAATGAAGGAAAGTCTGTAACAACTCTTCTTGTATCAACTAAGAAGCTAACCAAAGATGATGGAAATGGACCTATGAGTGAAGAAATGTATAAAAGCATTATGGGAAGTCTCCTATACCTCACACgccacaagacctgatataatGTATGCAGCAAGTCTATTAGCTAGATTTATGCATTGTCCTACTAATAGACATTATGGAATTGGAAAGAAAGTGCTCATGTACATCAAGGGGACTCTAAATTATGATTTGGAGTATGTGAAGGGAAGAAAAGCTTGTCTAATTGGTTATTGTGATAGTGATTGGGGTGGATCTTTGGAGGACAGCAAGAGTACATTAGGGTATGCATTCTCATTTAGCAATGGTGTCTTCTCTTGGGCTTTAGTTAAGCAAAGTTGTGTTGCACTATCAACTGCAGACGCTGAATACATAAGTGCATCTGAAGCTACAACTCAGGCAATATGGTTGAGGTTTGTCCTAGAATATTTTGGAGAGTTACAAACTGATGAAACCCCCTTTCACTGTGATAACACATCTACAATTGCCATCACCAAGAACTATGTGTTCCATCAAAAGACTAAGCACATTGAGAGGAGATATCATTTTATCAAAGATGAACTGCAAGAAGGCATTATTGATTTAGTGTATTGTCCTACAAAAGAGCTATTGGCaaacatcttcacaaagccactCGCAAAGgatcatttcaattttctcataaGCTTGCTTCGAGTGAAATCAGCTTTAgacttaaaggggagtgttgaattGTAATTAGGAAATAAGTTGTGTATCAAATGTGTGTATTCACTTGAGTTAAAATACCAAGTGTGCAGCTTAAATGTAGTAAGGCATATAATGCTAGGCGTAATGATCCTAGAAATTAACTAGATCTAAGGCTGAGATTGTTTTGTGAAGAGAGAGATTCCACCTTCGATTTTAATGATTATGTAAAGCACTGAGAGTGTAAGAATTGGAATAGATGAGATGAATATGCTCTTCTAGATTTGCAAAGGCGAGAAACAACCTTCTAAAAAATTCTCTCAATTTTTATCCCTTTCACATTTCTGTTcttcaattattcattcaaaacCAGATTTTCTAGCTTATAACAAGTGCTGCCTAAAAGTGACCTTCAATAGAGAGGAAGCTTCCACCAGTTCTAggagaaattataaaataagCACTTTGTTTTAGTCACTTGATGTAATTTAATTCtctcaaaaaatttaaaaatcacaaaaatatttcatttcgtttcttttgagttttgaaaaATCTGAAGTCACAAATTGTACATGACATTTGTATATGTAAATAAGAAATATCTTATGCAAACAACCTGGTGAAACTTTAATTTTCTACATACATGATGTTCATCTAGTCTTATATATAGTCACAAAATATGcgaacaaataaaagaaattcaacTACATAAACATGCATCATTAGAAGTTGATATTGTTGTTTGTTCCATCTTAGTTGCCTTGACCTCATTGAGAACATCTCTAGTCCATTGGGTAAGGTAGGTCTCGTTGTGTCCTATTTTGCCACTCTTGTAGATGGACATGCATCGACGATCATCTTCTCCAAACTCGCATGGGTCCCCAACTGGATCCCGCCATGCACCTTTGTGTCTCATGCCCGACCAGCTAGCGATCCATTGGAACACATATTGTCCTACCCCGGCTAGCTTCAGCCAACCTTTGGGGAAGAACTCCATCACACTACTGTTTCTGTTCATTAGGAACATATTGGTTAACTGCGCACCATGCGGAGATACCAGAACGTCTGTCCTGCTCATTATCTTCACCTGCGTTCACCCAATCATATATATACTTAATTATGTTGATATAAGGAATATTTAAGCATGTTTTAATCAAATTTATGCACATTGCATCATTTTGAGAGCCGGTTAACAATGGTTAACGCTTTCAAACATACTACAATTGGACCTCACTAACCTTTACTATCACATGACATTCTTAATATATTAGTGCAATAATATACGATTAtgttgttggaaattatatactctaattattattataatattcaatttttgtatgaatgaaaaataagagtcATATGTCATGgttgaattcaaattcataaGTTGTATATATTCATTGGAACTTTAGGCAACAGCCATAACATTTCAAAACGGGTGGCTTGAGTTCTATATAAACACAAGCATCCCACCTGTCTAAGAGGATTAAGAGAAGAGTTTTCTCCAATGTCTTAGTAAAAATTCGAGTCGTGTCTTAAGAGTACGGAATATATGAAGTTCGCCAGagtccgaagattgaagtgctttgacttcagattatagattgttgaatcctgggagacggacgcctaccgaactacaagcacaagagtaggggtGAAATTCgatctttaggacattgcatttatgcaagcctcaatctccatcagtttttctaactttctcttttgttgtttatattaatctcatacataattgatgttgtgaatttctttataattattattattgtaattcttgcgttattttcatattttctaatattgctccaaaaATCTAAAGACAAAATTTCTTTATGCAATAATTAGAAAAATATGGatttaagaaataattatatTGAGAAAGTAGGAAAGAATGATTTGAATATATGTTAGTGAAACTGTTGTTTAATACTTTGAAACGCATGCATATTGCTGTGAAGAATGAAATGGGCAGTTTGTTAAGGGATTGtttatttaatgtttttttcCATTTAACATTATTGTTGTTGGTTCAATACTCTAAAAATTAGACATTGTGAATGGCGATCAGTTCTTATGATATGTGATTAGTTTTGCCATTTCCAAATTTCGCCAACCGTTGTGCTTGTTAAATGGTTTCTTAACGATGTTGTTATGGAGTGATTCCTCTAAGAGAATCAAATTGATATGCAGTATTATGAATCCCATTATTTAACATGGAAGATGGTGGCTTCATGATCTAGACAAATCTTGTCTTGATAGGGAAGATGCAAACCACTGCATATGTTTTAACGAAGCCATATCTGGGCTTGATATATCAGGCTGATGCTTGGTTAATTCGTGTTTAAACTTGTCAAACAAAAATGGTGCTTCTAACCAACACAATCAGTTATGATTGGTGAGGTTCGTGGTGGGCTGAAACAGACATGATTTTCTATTTGAATGGATTTATATGTTCAAATAATAAATAGATGCCAAACAATATGTGAAGGTCTCCAAGTTTTCTCAAACGGTACGAACACAAGGataagaaaacaaattggtGAACCATTCGGTCATTGGTTACGGACAGAGATGGCGTGGTCACTAGTTTGGTTCTTTTCAGACTATAACCATATCGGTTGCAGTGATAGTGCCGTTTGGGATATAGAAAAGCTGGAGATTCTGGTTTCCAAAAAGATACAATGATAACAATTTTCATCATGTGGTTAATTGCTGCAATTATTATGAGATCCGTTTAAAGGTCATGTTCTGTGTATGTCTCCTTTATGAAAAGAAAGACGTTGGTTAAGGCCAAGTGAACGCCAAAGTGGTGTACTAGATTCATACAAGTTCATGAAATGGATCTTTTTCCCAGAAAGGAGATGTGTTATCAAAGTAGAAAATTTTGGTATTGAAATATGTCAAATGCCCtttgatttttctaccaaaGGGAATGTGATGGTTGTTTGATTCTAATTTGAAATGAAcatgaatattttatttatttatgaagaAATATCATGAATGTGTAGTTTGAAAAGAGAACTGTGAAAAAACGTGCAGAAAACCACACAAGAAGGTATTGACGTTATTATTTGTACAAGCCTATGCAACTCTTTGCAAAAATGTGTTATTAGTGCTATAGAGAAACAGTTTTAGGCTAGTAATTGGCACTAGACACTACCGTTGCTAGTAATTAGTGTAGTGTTAGAATTGTAAAGGAAGTGAGACTAGTACGAGTACTAGCAAAAGAAGAAGATCAGTTTTATGATAAGTAATTTTACGGTGCCCATGTTAGTCATGGATGAAACCAAAGGAAATTCATTTGAGAGGAATTATACACTCGAAGTGTGGGGGTCTTTGGGAAAAGAAAAGACTAGACACTAATTAGACATGATGATGTTTATTAAGTAAGCATATGAATGTTCATGCATGTTAGTCATAGTAAGGCAAAGAATAAATTAGAAAGAGTAATTTGCATGTAAAAGAGATAATAAGTAATATCTCTTATTATGAATGACTTTTAACGTGTGAAGAGGTTAGAGACATTCTTTCAATTACCTTAAATGTGGGGGAAGTGTACTTTCTAGTGTTAGCAAATTATTGTGTAAGGCCTACCATATGTTTTGAAGACTTAACATTGGAAAACAACTACTCTcatatcaaaatataatttcataagatgGATTGTGCACACCATTAAAGATAGTCAACATAAATGGTACCAAATATTAAAGGTTTGACTAAAGAGTAAGTTgatcatcgaggggaatgagGTTAAGGCCAACACAACTAATGAATCAATCTGACGGAAACCTAacttagttgattggagatcccatggttgAAGTTCGataggcaaactggttgggCATGATTCAAAGAAGTTAACACACTATATACCACATTCCTATGATGGAAGAAGTGTGTTGTCTGCAGAAGATTCAGGatgtatatttatacttaatgacaatgatatcttataaataagaggaatATTGCAGAGTATTCTTAATCAGTAGTCACCTATGTGAGGGTAGAAGTGGGTCGCTTCTATGAGTATGAgatggctaaattctctaaagctctcatgaatctgggatttgttcaggaccaaaatgaacacaagcGTATGAACCAGaatatattaggattagtgATGTGTGTTGCATATTGTCTCTGTTTACTACTACGATGAATAGTTCAAGATTCCATATTCACTACGTCAACAAGTAAATCCAATAAGTATTCACTAGGGTAGGTTCAAGTCCCAAAAACACCTCTCCCGATGCATCTCTTGTCCGCTtgtactctcaaattcttcctaatttttcattcatgtggggGACTGTTGGAAATtctatattataattaatattataatatttaatttttgtatgaatgaaaaataaaaatcatgtgtcatagttgaattcaaattcatgagttCTATATGTTCGTTGGAACTTTAGGCAATTGTCATAATGTTCCAAAAAGGGTGGCTTAAGTTCTATATAAACACAAGCATCCCACCTATCTAAGAGGATTAAGAGAAGAGTTTTCTCAAATGTCTTAGTAAAAATTCGAGTCGTGTCTTGAAAGTATGGAATATATGAAGTTTGCCAAagtccgaagattgaagtgttttgacttcggattatagattttTGAATCCTAGGAGAcggacgcctaccgaactacaagcacaagagtaagggcgaaattctatctttaggacattgcatttatacaagtctcaatctccaagtttgtcagtttttctaactttctcttttgttgtttatattaatctcatacataattgatgttgtgaatttttttaagattattattattgtaattcttatgttattttcatattttctaatattactCCAACATGTGTGATTCTATTATTGAATCGTAATACAACAATGATGGTAAGTCATTTCATATAAGTCATTTTTGACTCCTCTCGAGATTCCCACTCACAAATTCCTTACATGGTGATGTTAAATGATCGAGCATATATTTAAATTGGTTTCACCAAGCAAAATCCACTTTCTTTACCTCAATATGTTCTCAATGTCGATGTTCTTATTTGTTTACGGAATCTCAAGGTGGATCTAAAACTTCCATTATATATATACTCTGCCACTCAACTTTCATTCATTAATTAATTGCCCCTAGCTGCCACACTGCATatgttgttggaaattttgagtaaaaATTTTATTGTCTCACATTGGTCACTATCAAACGGTTCCCTCACTTTATAACGCTTTGTCCCCTATAGAAAGTGATTGGAGTGATGGACCATGGAAATCAAATTGAGCTCAACCTTAAGGTTAGGCTTTGGgatgtactaattaattgataattaatgaTGGGTCTTGGGTTCAGGgctctaataattaaattctttaattaatttcggatttaattaattaattattttttatatcaacAGACTCATATTTTCAAATGAAGTCTGAAGTGATGAAAGAACGCCAGAGAGCAAAGCACCCCTCTGAGAAGATGTCTCCCAACAGACGCATCGCATTTTCATACATGTTGCAAATAGGCATGAACctattatatatacatcaatTTACATGGCATTTAgaacacagaaaaataaaattcttcttCTACGATCCCAAACATTCTTACTGAGAGAACCACAAAGAAATTTGCCAGAAGTCAAGTTTTCCAGTGCTAAAATTCTAACTTAAATCAttgaatcctggtgaagcaAACGTCCATAGAACTAAAGCACTTAGTAGAGACgaaaatttttgtttcaaggacattgtgGTATGCAAGtctcgatcttcaatttgtctgtttaatattgtttcattttgttcatattttgttaaattatttattcgcatttattatttattagcatatataaatttattatcAATTGTTGATATTTATCCAAAATATATACCAAACGTTTACTACTTATAGTATCTTATCCAACAAAAAAGGGGTCAAATTTGTACAATATAAAATGAGTCGAATTATTAATCATCTGCTATCAACTTTATagggttttataattttcactTGTGAGATTCATACTCTTAACCCGCTAATTTAGGTGTGTGATCAAGCCTAACATATGTACATCACATATGGGGTGATGTTGATGTACAGAACTGTTGAGCTCAACCTATTAACTGACTCACTCTGATTTGATAAAGAATTAATGTTGAAGTTCTATACTCTATGATCTATTAGCAATAGAAAGAGTGGTTTCGAAATGAACAACTAGAAGACCTATTGACTTCAACAACTAATTTGCAAATTGTTGATCATATGTTGAGTAATGCTACCACATGGTATACCACAATTTGTACCACCTCTTTTTAATAGAGGTACAACTCATGCACCAATACAAGTAGGTCAtattttagagaggtaatacaATTGTGGTATACAAAATGTTGTAAGTGGAGCATTTTTAAGTGAGTAAAggtttttgaaaaattaagaatGCATGAAATGCGCACCTGGTCACAAAAGGTGAGGTTGTTAGAGTAAGCCACCATCAAGCGACAGCCGTCCACCTTAGCACACTCCCTTTCAAAGATTTCAATCACCGCAGTGTCGTTTTTGAAGGATCTCGGTCCCGTTCTCATGAATAatgtgattccaattggaggaatTACATCACGACGTTCATGTTCATGTTGTTGTTGTCCTTGTTCCAAATGATCCAAGCTGAAGCTGCCGCTGCTCACGTTACAGTACAGTCTGGCTTTACACCTCATCAAATCGTAAACCTCCATCCTCTTCTCTCTCGACATCCCGCCCTCGTTATGCCTCATCACCACCGCCTCCTCGAAACAAACCGCCCTCCCTTCCTCCACCTCCTCGAACACCTCCACATGTTGGGCCCCACCGAAAGTAGCCTCCATCAAATTCCCCAGCCACACCCCCATCCTCCCCCTCATCTCCCCCCAGTGGTACAAAACCCACCGCTCTGGGATCTTACACGAGTTTTTTATATGCCACGCCATGAACGGCACCACTGCCGACAGGCCGTGCCAGATGTTGTCGTAGTTGTAGTGGTTGTACGACACGAACGTCAGTCCTTTCATCAGTGTCGCGTTGTGGGGGAGGGCTTCGGGGTACGCAAGGGCGTATGAGTTCCAGGAGCCGTCATGGTTGTCGCGGCCTTTGAGGCAGAGGAGGCGGCCGTGGGAGAATGGCGAGGGGAATCCCTGGTATTGGACCCCTCCTTCTTCATCCTGGTGGTCGTACATGG
This genomic stretch from Pyrus communis chromosome 2, drPyrComm1.1, whole genome shotgun sequence harbors:
- the LOC137725046 gene encoding secreted RxLR effector protein 161-like — its product is MYAASLLARFMHCPTNRHYGIGKKVLMYIKGTLNYDLEYVKGRKACLIGYCDSDWGGSLEDSKSTLGYAFSFSNGVFSWALVKQSCVALSTADAEYISASEATTQAIWLRFVLEYFGELQTDETPFHCDNTSTIAITKNYVFHQKTKHIERRYHFIKDELQEGIIDLVYCPTKELLANIFTKPLAKDHFNFLISLLRVKSALDLKGSVEL
- the LOC137725047 gene encoding uncharacterized protein, which codes for MTKATPEVEEMSPSKSNPNYKPPHLKPHRPTLSPIACYFPKLSFYILSACVTLFIILHIQSLQTQDPTSSSWSMHQWQRDTNTTISSAAEMTDKHRHAVTFLPLKDLRYPGPAALQGHTWFMSSMYDHQDEEGGVQYQGFPSPFSHGRLLCLKGRDNHDGSWNSYALAYPEALPHNATLMKGLTFVSYNHYNYDNIWHGLSAVVPFMAWHIKNSCKIPERWVLYHWGEMRGRMGVWLGNLMEATFGGAQHVEVFEEVEEGRAVCFEEAVVMRHNEGGMSREKRMEVYDLMRCKARLYCNVSSGSFSLDHLEQGQQQHEHERRDVIPPIGITLFMRTGPRSFKNDTAVIEIFERECAKVDGCRLMVAYSNNLTFCDQVKIMSRTDVLVSPHGAQLTNMFLMNRNSSVMEFFPKGWLKLAGVGQYVFQWIASWSGMRHKGAWRDPVGDPCEFGEDDRRCMSIYKSGKIGHNETYLTQWTRDVLNEVKATKMEQTTISTSNDACLCS